One window of the Candidatus Binataceae bacterium genome contains the following:
- the nagA gene encoding N-acetylglucosamine-6-phosphate deacetylase, with the protein MLELSGLLARPDGSLVQGRVSFNERIDSVVSGGAGGDFILPGFIELQVNGSHGIDVMTATAETLGALARHLGREGTTACLPTAVTSPIDRIEKVHSAITDAIEQTPQNDAASILGMHLEGPFISPKRLGAHPHLNLEPHGDAFERTLTMRALKLITLAPELEGALDAIRALTAQGVVVSMGHTDATLDEANAAIAAGARMFTHLFNAMRPLNHRDPGVIAAALAPSPAYAAIIPDGVHVHPEMIRLAIRSRGAAGIILTTDKIVFAGLDTAQSETIGRARIEGGAARLADGTLAGAIISMLDGVRLIVERCGVSVGEAAMMASTNPARVVGAGDRGRIEAGARADLLVLGPQLDLKAVFIAGRELK; encoded by the coding sequence ATGCTAGAGCTGAGCGGCCTCCTTGCGCGTCCCGACGGCTCGCTCGTGCAGGGCCGGGTCTCGTTCAATGAGCGAATAGATTCGGTCGTAAGCGGCGGCGCGGGCGGCGACTTCATCCTGCCCGGCTTCATCGAGCTGCAGGTCAACGGCTCGCACGGTATCGACGTGATGACGGCGACGGCCGAGACGCTCGGCGCGCTTGCGCGTCATCTCGGGCGCGAAGGCACAACCGCGTGTCTGCCGACGGCGGTCACCTCGCCGATCGATCGCATCGAGAAGGTTCATTCCGCGATCACCGACGCGATCGAGCAGACGCCGCAAAACGACGCGGCTTCGATCCTCGGCATGCATCTCGAGGGACCATTCATTTCGCCCAAGCGCCTCGGCGCGCATCCTCACCTCAATCTGGAACCTCATGGCGATGCGTTCGAGCGAACGCTTACGATGCGCGCGCTCAAGCTGATCACGCTCGCACCCGAGCTGGAGGGCGCCCTCGATGCGATTCGCGCGCTCACCGCGCAAGGCGTTGTCGTTTCGATGGGACATACCGACGCGACGCTCGATGAGGCCAACGCGGCGATCGCAGCCGGCGCGCGGATGTTCACGCACCTGTTCAACGCGATGCGCCCGCTCAATCATCGCGATCCCGGCGTGATCGCAGCGGCGCTCGCACCGTCGCCGGCATATGCGGCGATCATTCCCGACGGCGTGCACGTGCATCCGGAGATGATCCGACTCGCGATCAGATCGCGCGGAGCCGCGGGAATTATTCTCACAACCGACAAAATCGTTTTCGCAGGCCTCGACACGGCGCAAAGCGAAACGATCGGCCGCGCAAGGATCGAAGGCGGCGCGGCGCGTCTTGCCGACGGCACGCTCGCGGGTGCGATTATCTCGATGCTCGACGGCGTGCGGCTCATAGTCGAGCGATGCGGCGTGAGTGTCGGTGAGGCGGCAATGATGGCATCGACGAATCCGGCGCGGGTCGTCGGCGCCGGCGATCGCGGCCGAATCGAAGCGGGCGCGCGCGCGGATTTGCTAGTACTAGGTCCGCAGCTAGACTTGAAAGCAGTTTTTATCGCGGGCCGCGAGCTCAAATGA
- a CDS encoding MaoC/PaaZ C-terminal domain-containing protein — protein MPLNKECIGREFPPVTTTATADAMQKYARAYNDDNPAFFDPSRHGGIVAPPMFGVTLIWEAVMGAVMDPEVKADLLRLVHGEQDMEFIRPIRPGDTISSRAKILSIETKATGETMTVALDSTDASGAPVMRTLFSVFIRGKGGGAPEARVAEPERGAPLIEVAQTIDKDQTYRYAEASGDRNPIHVDENIAKMAGLPGIIVHGLCTMAFTSKVAIDKLCGGDPARLKRLHVRFSRPVLPGQTITTRVWAEGEKDARKIYAYETFNPAGQAVIKGGIAEVAA, from the coding sequence ATGCCGCTGAACAAGGAATGCATCGGGCGCGAATTTCCGCCCGTCACGACGACTGCGACCGCGGACGCGATGCAGAAATATGCGCGCGCGTACAATGACGACAATCCCGCGTTCTTCGACCCGAGCCGCCACGGCGGAATCGTCGCGCCGCCGATGTTCGGCGTCACGCTCATCTGGGAAGCCGTGATGGGCGCGGTAATGGACCCCGAAGTGAAAGCCGACCTGCTGCGCCTCGTCCACGGCGAGCAGGACATGGAGTTCATCCGCCCGATTCGCCCCGGCGATACGATTTCATCGCGCGCGAAGATTCTGTCGATCGAAACGAAAGCCACGGGCGAGACGATGACCGTGGCGCTCGACTCGACCGACGCGAGCGGCGCGCCCGTGATGCGCACGCTGTTCAGCGTCTTTATCCGCGGCAAGGGCGGCGGAGCGCCCGAGGCGCGCGTAGCGGAGCCCGAGCGCGGCGCACCGCTGATCGAAGTCGCGCAGACAATCGACAAGGATCAGACCTATCGCTACGCCGAAGCCTCGGGCGATCGCAATCCGATACATGTTGACGAGAATATCGCCAAGATGGCGGGGCTGCCCGGAATTATCGTGCACGGCCTGTGCACGATGGCGTTCACGTCGAAGGTTGCGATCGACAAATTGTGCGGCGGCGATCCGGCGCGGCTGAAGCGCCTGCACGTGCGCTTTTCGCGGCCGGTCTTGCCGGGACAGACGATCACAACGCGGGTGTGGGCCGAGGGCGAAAAGGACGCGCGCAAGATCTATGCATACGAAACGTTCAATCCCGCGGGCCAGGCGGTGATCAAGGGCGGTATCGCGGAGGTCGCGGCGTAG
- a CDS encoding ABC transporter substrate-binding protein, whose product MKISFGLSLSLNGKYAAMGRQAEAGLRFFAASANQRAGIRVGNTWHEVELVCIDDQSSPARCAEIYRELCHGRRADIVLGPYSSALARVAAPIAEEAGVVLINHGGADDDLYARGYRTIVGVLSPASDYLQGFVRLLATLKFWRKRIAIVAALSPFARAVATGVERSCKERFARRRGVKVRVKWNAPFDPEASPTKLYPALKRNRVNALVSAGSFAHDVAVVRSIVAANLNIPVVACVAAGVNEFGAELRDEAEGIVGPAQWDENVELTPQLGIGSREFARAMRAVMGGAPPDYTAAQAYAAATLATAALERAGTVDQIRIREAFNDLTTSTLFGDFAIDRATGRQTGHRMLLVQWHGGRRIIIEPESHVDRGNLEFPSGWRLVLAGLEMLKLNRDTDEPPEEPR is encoded by the coding sequence GTGAAAATCTCCTTCGGCCTTTCGCTCTCGCTCAACGGCAAATACGCCGCGATGGGCCGGCAGGCCGAAGCCGGGTTGCGCTTCTTCGCCGCGAGCGCAAATCAGCGCGCCGGAATCAGGGTCGGCAACACGTGGCATGAAGTTGAGCTCGTCTGTATCGACGACCAGAGCTCGCCCGCGCGATGCGCCGAAATCTATCGCGAGCTCTGCCACGGCCGTCGCGCCGACATCGTGCTCGGACCATATTCGAGTGCGCTCGCTCGCGTAGCGGCGCCGATCGCGGAAGAGGCGGGCGTCGTTTTAATCAATCACGGCGGCGCCGACGACGATCTATACGCGCGCGGCTATCGCACGATCGTCGGCGTGCTCAGTCCCGCCAGCGACTACCTGCAAGGCTTCGTGCGGCTGCTTGCGACGCTCAAGTTCTGGCGCAAGCGCATCGCGATCGTGGCGGCGCTGTCGCCATTCGCGCGCGCGGTCGCCACTGGAGTCGAGCGCTCATGCAAGGAGCGCTTCGCACGGCGGCGCGGAGTGAAGGTGCGCGTCAAATGGAACGCGCCCTTCGATCCCGAGGCGTCGCCGACAAAGCTTTATCCGGCGCTCAAGCGCAATCGGGTCAACGCGCTCGTCAGCGCTGGAAGCTTCGCGCACGACGTCGCGGTGGTGCGCTCGATCGTTGCGGCCAATCTCAATATTCCCGTCGTCGCTTGCGTCGCGGCGGGCGTGAACGAGTTCGGCGCCGAGCTGAGGGACGAAGCGGAGGGGATCGTCGGTCCAGCACAGTGGGATGAAAACGTCGAGCTGACGCCGCAGCTCGGCATCGGCTCGCGCGAGTTCGCACGCGCGATGCGCGCGGTGATGGGTGGCGCGCCGCCCGATTACACTGCGGCGCAGGCCTACGCAGCCGCGACTCTTGCCACGGCTGCGTTGGAGCGCGCCGGCACCGTCGATCAAATTCGCATCCGCGAAGCATTTAACGATCTGACGACCTCGACGTTGTTCGGCGACTTCGCGATCGATCGCGCGACGGGCCGCCAGACCGGCCATCGCATGCTGCTGGTGCAATGGCACGGTGGCCGCAGGATCATCATCGAGCCCGAGTCCCACGTCGATCGCGGCAACCTCGAGTTTCCCTCCGGCTGGCGCCTGGTGCTCGCCGGCCTCGAGATGCTGAAGCTCAATCGCGACACCGACGAACCTCCCGAAGAACCGCGCTGA
- a CDS encoding alkyl sulfatase dimerization domain-containing protein, producing the protein MGSIRDTAEKLYSGEVTTREFHPVAPTAEHEELAQGVMFYRWMANYTAVTTSDGLVLIDTGAYFNFHHTIEMLRRFSHDRVNTAVYTHGHVDHACGMPALVNEAQHNKVARPRVVGHRAVQARFDRYKRTPGYNSCINTRQFNRPAHWPVEYVYPDTYFDHQFNVVAGDMRFECHHARGETDDHCWVYIPQRKVLCTGDLIIWAAPNAGNPQKVQRYAREWAEALRLMAKTGAEVLLPGHGYPVFGAIKVRQVLNDTANYLQSLSDQTTEMMNAGASLDDIIHTVKPPPQLAEKPWLQPVYDEPEFIVRNIWRLEGGWYDGQASHLKPATEAEQAREIAEMAGGVRTIVARALQKFEAGEVRIACHLADWAVAAAPDDKAAHEARMKIYHARAHAESSTMAHGIYHAAARDSAEKAGLEPPSDVRSF; encoded by the coding sequence ATGGGATCGATCCGCGACACGGCCGAGAAGCTCTATAGCGGCGAAGTAACGACCCGCGAGTTCCATCCGGTAGCACCCACCGCCGAGCATGAAGAACTGGCCCAGGGCGTGATGTTCTACCGCTGGATGGCGAACTACACGGCGGTGACTACCAGCGACGGCCTGGTGCTGATCGACACTGGCGCCTACTTCAACTTTCATCACACGATCGAGATGCTGCGGCGGTTCTCGCACGATCGCGTCAACACTGCGGTTTACACGCACGGCCACGTCGATCACGCGTGCGGGATGCCGGCGCTCGTCAACGAGGCGCAGCACAACAAGGTCGCGCGTCCGCGCGTCGTCGGCCATCGCGCAGTGCAGGCGCGCTTCGATCGCTACAAGCGCACCCCCGGCTACAACTCCTGCATCAACACGCGCCAATTCAATCGACCCGCGCACTGGCCCGTCGAATACGTCTATCCCGATACCTACTTCGATCATCAGTTCAATGTTGTCGCCGGCGATATGCGTTTCGAATGCCATCACGCGCGCGGCGAGACCGACGATCACTGCTGGGTTTACATTCCACAGCGCAAGGTGCTGTGCACCGGCGATCTGATCATCTGGGCGGCGCCCAACGCCGGCAATCCGCAGAAGGTGCAACGCTATGCGCGCGAATGGGCCGAGGCGCTGCGCCTGATGGCGAAGACCGGGGCCGAGGTCCTGCTACCCGGTCACGGCTATCCCGTGTTCGGCGCGATCAAGGTGCGCCAGGTGCTGAACGACACCGCCAACTATTTGCAGAGTCTCTCAGACCAGACGACCGAGATGATGAACGCGGGCGCTTCGCTCGACGACATCATTCATACCGTGAAACCGCCGCCGCAGCTCGCGGAGAAGCCGTGGCTGCAGCCGGTTTATGACGAGCCGGAGTTCATCGTGCGCAATATCTGGCGGCTCGAAGGCGGATGGTACGACGGGCAGGCGTCACATCTTAAGCCTGCGACGGAAGCGGAGCAGGCGCGCGAGATCGCAGAAATGGCCGGCGGAGTCCGCACTATCGTCGCGCGTGCGCTCCAGAAGTTTGAGGCCGGCGAAGTGAGAATCGCTTGCCACCTCGCCGATTGGGCTGTTGCCGCGGCGCCCGACGATAAAGCCGCCCACGAAGCGCGCATGAAAATCTACCACGCCCGCGCCCACGCCGAGTCCTCGACGATGGCGCACGGTATCTACCATGCCGCGGCCAGAGACTCGGCAGAAAAGGCCGGCCTCGAGCCACCATCCGACGTCCGCAGCTTCTAG
- a CDS encoding HAD family hydrolase, with protein sequence MASAKPKRPAKKVSHAKARHHSKPKALLFDFGGTLAFLDYDLLAREFSRDARKLDALALEHAEYQGRAAIDRHLMAGAKDVIQAYTHFFSGWMEAAGIPPEEIAAYGDHFRRLHGEASLWRVVRPGTMETLERLKSAGFKLAIVSNAEGQIESDAKRFGLHPFFDVIIDSHVVGVAKPDPRIFQIALERLGVAPEDARFAGDIYSIDIVGAHAAGIEAALVDQHDRYSWVDHKRKIRHVADLHPLD encoded by the coding sequence ATGGCATCTGCAAAACCAAAACGGCCCGCGAAGAAAGTTTCTCACGCAAAAGCGCGCCACCATTCGAAGCCCAAGGCGCTATTGTTCGACTTCGGCGGCACGCTCGCGTTCCTCGATTACGATTTGCTTGCGCGCGAGTTTTCCCGCGATGCACGCAAGCTCGATGCGCTCGCGCTCGAGCACGCCGAGTATCAGGGCCGCGCCGCGATCGATCGTCATCTGATGGCCGGGGCGAAGGACGTTATCCAGGCCTACACGCATTTCTTCAGCGGCTGGATGGAAGCCGCGGGAATTCCGCCGGAAGAAATTGCTGCCTATGGCGATCACTTCCGGCGCCTGCACGGCGAGGCGTCTCTGTGGCGCGTCGTGCGGCCCGGCACGATGGAAACGCTGGAGAGGCTCAAGAGCGCGGGCTTCAAGCTCGCGATCGTGTCGAACGCCGAAGGCCAAATCGAATCCGACGCGAAACGCTTCGGGCTGCATCCGTTCTTCGACGTGATCATCGATTCGCACGTGGTCGGCGTCGCCAAGCCCGACCCGCGCATCTTCCAAATCGCGCTCGAGCGCCTGGGCGTCGCGCCCGAGGATGCGCGCTTCGCCGGCGACATCTATTCGATCGATATCGTCGGCGCGCACGCGGCCGGAATCGAAGCGGCCCTGGTCGATCAGCACGATCGCTACTCTTGGGTCGATCACAAGCGGAAAATCCGGCATGTCGCGGACCTTCATCCTCTTGACTGA
- a CDS encoding riboflavin synthase, producing MFTGIIEDLGTVESLKPAEKGYVITVRTALPTAKMKIGDSIAVSGCCLTVIAKGRGKIAMDVSAESLRCTTLGSFKPGDRVNLERCLTLDKLLGGHLVAGHVDGVGKVVSIKPEGESSLFTFEVPAAQAHYLVEKGSAAVDGISLTVFAIKGRTFSVEVIPHTLKVTTLGTKRPGDAVNIESDMMVKYVERILTARGAAGARAA from the coding sequence ATGTTCACTGGAATTATCGAAGACCTCGGCACCGTCGAAAGTCTCAAGCCCGCCGAGAAGGGCTACGTCATCACTGTGCGCACGGCACTGCCGACCGCGAAGATGAAGATCGGCGATTCGATCGCTGTCAGCGGATGCTGCCTGACCGTCATCGCGAAGGGGCGCGGCAAGATTGCGATGGACGTGTCGGCGGAGTCGCTGCGCTGCACGACGCTCGGATCGTTCAAGCCGGGCGATCGCGTCAACCTCGAGCGATGCCTCACGCTCGACAAGCTGCTCGGCGGTCACCTGGTCGCGGGACACGTCGATGGCGTAGGCAAGGTCGTTTCGATCAAGCCCGAAGGCGAGTCGAGCCTTTTCACCTTCGAGGTTCCCGCGGCTCAAGCGCATTACCTGGTCGAGAAAGGCTCGGCGGCGGTCGATGGAATCAGCCTGACCGTGTTCGCGATCAAAGGACGCACTTTCAGCGTCGAAGTGATTCCGCATACGCTGAAAGTTACGACGCTTGGAACGAAACGCCCGGGCGACGCGGTTAATATCGAGAGCGATATGATGGTGAAGTACGTCGAGCGTATCCTCACCGCGCGCGGAGCAGCCGGCGCGCGCGCCGCTTGA
- a CDS encoding Rrf2 family transcriptional regulator, producing the protein MSLMQIPRKIEYALRAMIYMADRPGGIARGTEIAHTEQIPKYYLEKVIRDLMRRGLVRARRGPGGGYQLARGADSITFRDIIEAVEGPITLNVCTDGSSSCALQPSCRMYRVWEKGQRVLLEVFSETSLQEIANTRAPLPTEAELLRHAVEALPKA; encoded by the coding sequence ATGAGCCTGATGCAGATACCGCGCAAGATCGAATACGCCTTGCGCGCGATGATCTATATGGCGGATCGGCCGGGCGGTATCGCGCGCGGCACCGAGATCGCGCATACCGAGCAGATTCCCAAGTACTACCTCGAGAAGGTGATTCGCGATCTGATGCGCCGCGGGCTGGTGCGCGCGCGCCGCGGTCCGGGCGGAGGCTACCAGCTTGCGCGCGGCGCGGATTCGATCACGTTCCGCGACATTATCGAGGCGGTCGAGGGTCCGATCACGCTCAACGTATGCACCGACGGCTCGAGCTCATGCGCGTTGCAGCCGAGTTGCCGGATGTATCGCGTGTGGGAGAAGGGGCAGCGCGTGCTGCTCGAAGTATTTTCTGAAACCTCGCTGCAGGAAATCGCCAACACCCGCGCTCCGCTGCCAACCGAAGCGGAGCTTCTGCGTCACGCAGTCGAAGCCTTGCCCAAGGCGTGA
- a CDS encoding GNAT family N-acetyltransferase: MSENGITIAPKFGLHQRRASRTFVEKAFYLEEFYGKSLMFALVPPVGQRVSDLDSLVMTLRELRRNQTRMIVVVSPTALPKLMRRLGRLAPKEPPPVFNPSHGLRSRPYPPDSTVAEIWERLRAGSIVVVSMSRDDADDLTVFARELASRLRVFKLLFLDRNDGLTDRNGERLPFVEEKRIPRILRTIRSKARRAIVRAADLALKDGVGSVNVVAPRDVYEELFSFIGAGTLFTEMQYGWVRPVSIDDFEEVEALIERGQDEGFLLYRNAEQIADILPSCFGYRIGDEHLAGICSLLTEPYRAERVGEITAMYTLTRFQGEGVAGELVKEVLEEARARRLKYVFACTSEERAARFFSRLKFRRVTAKDVPRSKWRGYDRGRIGRLSIFRLNLDR; this comes from the coding sequence GTGAGCGAAAACGGAATTACGATCGCGCCGAAGTTCGGCCTCCATCAGCGCCGCGCGTCGCGAACCTTCGTCGAGAAGGCTTTCTATCTCGAAGAGTTCTACGGCAAGAGCCTGATGTTCGCGCTGGTGCCGCCCGTAGGCCAACGCGTCTCCGATCTCGATTCGCTGGTGATGACGTTGCGCGAGCTGCGCCGCAATCAGACGCGGATGATCGTCGTCGTCTCTCCCACCGCACTGCCGAAGCTGATGCGCCGGCTCGGCAGGCTTGCGCCCAAGGAGCCGCCACCGGTTTTTAATCCGTCGCACGGGCTGCGCTCGCGGCCGTATCCTCCCGATTCAACGGTCGCGGAAATCTGGGAGCGCCTGCGCGCCGGATCGATAGTCGTGGTCTCGATGAGCCGCGACGATGCGGACGACTTGACGGTCTTCGCACGCGAGCTCGCCAGCCGCCTGCGCGTCTTCAAGTTGCTCTTCCTCGATCGCAACGACGGCCTCACCGACAGGAACGGCGAGCGCCTGCCCTTCGTCGAAGAAAAACGCATCCCAAGGATTCTGCGCACGATTCGCTCGAAGGCGCGCCGCGCAATCGTTCGCGCCGCCGACCTGGCGCTCAAGGACGGCGTCGGCTCGGTCAACGTGGTCGCGCCGCGCGACGTTTACGAGGAGCTGTTCAGCTTCATCGGCGCCGGCACGCTCTTCACCGAGATGCAGTATGGATGGGTGCGGCCGGTTTCGATCGACGATTTCGAGGAGGTCGAGGCGCTAATCGAGCGCGGCCAGGACGAGGGTTTCCTGCTCTATCGCAACGCCGAGCAGATCGCGGACATCCTGCCGTCGTGCTTCGGCTACCGAATCGGCGACGAGCATCTGGCGGGAATTTGCTCACTGCTCACCGAGCCGTATCGCGCTGAGCGCGTCGGCGAGATCACGGCGATGTACACTCTCACGCGCTTCCAGGGCGAAGGCGTGGCCGGCGAGCTCGTGAAAGAAGTCCTCGAAGAGGCGCGCGCGCGGCGGCTGAAATATGTCTTCGCCTGCACCAGCGAGGAGCGCGCGGCGCGATTTTTCTCGCGACTCAAGTTCCGTCGCGTGACAGCGAAAGATGTCCCGCGCAGCAAGTGGCGCGGCTACGACCGGGGCCGTATCGGACGGCTCTCAATTTTCCGGCTCAATCTGGACAGATAA
- a CDS encoding phospholipid carrier-dependent glycosyltransferase, with protein MTDVSLTAPDRSRLPTIVAIAAIALVIAFLALHRIGASDVCGGDEAVEGIVVQQMVEGGHLVPTGNSVIPIFKPPLFHWTATAIDRVLGITKVTAANLRYASAFYAVAGAILAMGFAASILGFNGAIVAGLALAGAYQYIGLARFGRVDMTLTFYETLALFAFIWWMPRRRQGGEFGAPRLVMLYLMAIALGLGVLAKGPVGALLPGAAIVIFMIAQRRAHQIVAMLDPGAIIIGGVIASSWYLICYFGGRDAALNRQLGSENVGRFFGALGAMPPWYYLKPLFLNSAPLSLFVPVAVALALSEPLSRYFTGEDAAQSAAGEGADASHARECIRLFAIFWLVTVIFFTLASYKRRNYLLPLWPASSVMLAWLIVAIPPARYRAIALRAFAAICAVLIVFNFIYVPRREVATCGGDSFRPVVEEIDRVVGPGDPLYLYGFSDDLAPLLFYLDRTAPILDGRLGDAPPGYVLVPEDVWKENQAQALDLEPVMTSEHGTRKLVLLRHGASYAEARSINGIKFPDLAERATSSVMVNFVRVAHCAQNDGLDSSQYIEMRISRRLILRAMRAFRRSLGMSLPRSPDL; from the coding sequence ATGACTGACGTATCGCTCACCGCACCTGACCGCTCGCGGCTCCCGACCATCGTCGCGATCGCGGCTATCGCGCTCGTGATCGCATTCCTGGCGCTGCATCGCATCGGCGCGTCCGACGTATGCGGCGGCGACGAAGCCGTCGAGGGAATCGTCGTGCAGCAGATGGTCGAAGGCGGACACCTCGTACCCACCGGCAACAGCGTTATCCCGATTTTCAAGCCCCCGCTGTTCCATTGGACTGCGACTGCGATCGATCGCGTGCTCGGGATCACCAAGGTCACGGCCGCTAACCTCCGTTATGCGTCTGCCTTCTACGCGGTCGCGGGCGCGATCCTCGCGATGGGCTTCGCCGCGAGCATCCTGGGATTCAATGGCGCGATCGTCGCGGGCCTCGCGCTTGCGGGCGCCTACCAGTACATCGGACTCGCGCGATTCGGCCGCGTCGACATGACGCTGACGTTCTACGAAACGCTGGCGCTGTTCGCATTCATATGGTGGATGCCGCGGCGCAGGCAGGGCGGCGAATTCGGAGCGCCACGCCTGGTGATGCTCTACCTGATGGCGATCGCCCTCGGCCTCGGCGTACTCGCCAAGGGCCCGGTGGGAGCTTTGCTCCCGGGCGCGGCGATCGTGATCTTCATGATCGCCCAGCGGCGCGCGCATCAGATCGTGGCGATGCTCGACCCTGGCGCGATCATCATCGGCGGCGTGATCGCATCGAGCTGGTATCTCATCTGCTATTTCGGCGGCCGCGACGCCGCGTTGAATCGCCAACTCGGCAGCGAAAACGTCGGCCGCTTTTTCGGCGCCTTAGGCGCGATGCCGCCCTGGTACTACCTGAAACCGCTCTTCCTGAATTCCGCGCCCCTGAGTCTCTTCGTCCCCGTGGCAGTAGCGCTGGCACTTTCTGAACCCCTCTCCCGTTACTTCACGGGAGAGGACGCCGCGCAAAGCGCGGCAGGTGAGGGTGCTGATGCCTCTCACGCCCGCGAATGCATCCGCCTGTTCGCGATCTTCTGGCTTGTCACCGTGATCTTCTTCACGCTCGCATCCTACAAACGCCGCAACTACCTGCTCCCGCTATGGCCGGCCTCATCGGTGATGCTTGCGTGGCTTATCGTCGCAATTCCACCCGCTCGTTATCGCGCGATCGCGCTCCGCGCCTTCGCCGCGATCTGCGCAGTGCTTATAGTCTTCAACTTCATCTATGTTCCGCGCCGCGAAGTGGCGACCTGCGGCGGCGATTCATTCCGGCCTGTGGTCGAAGAAATCGATCGTGTGGTCGGACCGGGCGATCCGCTCTATCTCTACGGCTTCAGCGACGACCTCGCGCCGCTGCTCTTCTATCTCGATCGCACCGCACCGATTCTCGACGGCCGCCTTGGCGACGCTCCCCCTGGCTACGTGCTCGTGCCTGAAGATGTGTGGAAAGAAAACCAGGCCCAGGCGCTCGACCTCGAACCCGTCATGACGTCCGAGCACGGAACCCGCAAGCTCGTCCTGCTGCGCCACGGCGCTTCGTACGCCGAGGCTCGCAGCATCAACGGGATAAAGTTCCCCGACTTGGCGGAGCGAGCGACTTCTTCCGTCATGGTGAACTTCGTTCGCGTTGCTCACTGCGCTCAGAATGACGGACTCGATAGCAGCCAATACATAGAAATGAGAATAAGCAGACGCCTCATCTTGAGAGCGATGCGAGCTTTTCGAAGAAGTCTGGGAATGTCTTTGCCACGCAGCCCGGATCTTTGA